One Cryptococcus neoformans var. grubii H99 chromosome 3, complete sequence genomic region harbors:
- a CDS encoding riboflavin synthase, alpha subunit, whose protein sequence is MFTGLIEHTSTISAISPSTSTSGFTLTLSSSAPILTDCHIGDSICVNGACLTVTEFDSDSFKVGLAPETLKRTNLGQVKVGDKVNCERAMAAHTRFGGHMVQGHVDGTATIISKMPDGDSIRYTFQLPATTTLLPFIIEKGYITIDGASLTITHVNDAERSFGIMLIAHSQEKLTLTDKKEGDTVNIEVDCVGKYVLGSVERIEGIVERIVERKLKEKGL, encoded by the exons ATGTTTACAGGTCTC ATAGAGCACACATCTACCATCTCCGCCAtctccccctccacctccacctccggCTTCACACTtaccctctcctcctctgcgCCCATTCTCACAGATTGCCATATTGGCGATTCCATCTGTGTCAATGGCGCCTGCCTTACCGTCACTGAATTCGACTCTGATTCTTTCAAGGTTGGGCTCGCACCCGAGACACTGAAACGCACGAATCTGGGGCAAGTAAAAGTGGGTGACAAGGTTAATTGTGAGAGGGCGATGGCTGCGCATACGAGATTTGGTGGGCATATGGTTCAG GGCCATGTAGACGGTACAGCGACCATCATTTCCAAAATGCCCGACGGCGACTCTATTCGGTACACTTTCCAGCTCCCCGCTACCACCACGCTTCTCCCATTCATAATCGAAAAGGGGTACATCACCATCGACGGTGCATCACTCACCATCACACACGTGAACGACGCCGAACGGTCTTTTGGTATCATGCTCATCGCGCATAGTCAAGAGAAGTTGACGTTGACGGataagaaggaaggggataCTGTAAATATCGAAGTGGATTGTGTGGGCAAGTATGTTTTGGGAAGCGTGGAGAGAATAGAGGGGATTGTGGAGAGGATCGTGGAAAGGAAActgaaggaaaaaggattATAA
- a CDS encoding OPT family small oligopeptide transporter, with protein sequence MSHTNDVSLSPRPTISSGSLPRTNRSRRPPLPPDTAASGINDLPRREFFSEGSDGEDYDDEEDEEEEEDVFAFNRPATAAQPSGTSSSGYGTAPTSGRPTTTGTSWAQKTTEEGPAHVGTSTGPGTLSYDGPTPLRDQPQSVNSNNKDAVPTPTGVIDVGGHLPDTTYDVNNPPPFSGKNNPNNSSFAYNITGRSYRPRTGQSLLDRIHRRRKPETGKSSVTTMTALTGTHTDDSAVSDFTSTSDVDHYSHTPRRRISQGKRPMSSAPPISEQGVLSDDGDLDRRRRRSRGSIGMTELTGDMTVPDGMTTWGDGMGGLAKGASDGEVQSAMDLDFDEEDSPYPEVRASVSNIDDPDMPAMTIRAWVLGIFLTILASGCNTYFHFRTPAPYISPLIVQVVAYPLGKFAAWILPIDTYKLPRWLGGSEFSFNPGPFNIKEHTVIVMMANVAIGPAYALYATVSSELYYNHPMGFGFSIMFLFATQMTGFTLAGICRRFVVWPASMIWPGNLVVATNLNTFHAEEDGFTGGMSRFKFLMVCMAGSFAWYFFPGFVFTALSYFSWVCWIAPRNNVVNQLFGVSTGLGMGLLTFDWTQVTWIGNPLTTPWWAEVNVGIGFVVFYWILTPILYYTNVWHTAFLPISVIQAADRFGNTYDVFNILTPDITLNKTAYAEYSPIYLSASYCVTYMVAFALSTALLVHTALYHGPRIYRAILNIKTEADDIHYKLMKMYPEVPDWWFLALFAVVFVFAVISIEVYHTELPVWGYLISVLLPFIYIIPTAFIYAMTSQQITINLLAELIPGYIFQGQPLPGMIFKVFSVQTIVEALSFVQDQKLGHYMKVPPRATFVAQLSATTVACFVQSGTKELLFHVVKDICAATQKSLLICSSTKVFFTSSIIWGLIGPNRLFSKGAFYYPQLFALIFGAVVPIPLWFWVRRNPRSIFRNLNFPVMFNGALSIPPASGVNYASWLSTGFVFQFWLRRKRFAWWSKYNYVLSAALDVGTALSAVALFLFIDLPGASLSWWGNNVYKQTVDWDGVGATYYKPPPEGFGPDTWKV encoded by the exons ATGTCCCATACAAACGACGTCTCTTTATCGCCTCGGCCAACGATATCGTCTGGCTCTCTGCCGCGTACGAATCGTTCTCGCcgacctcctcttcctccagacACTGCGGCGTCTGGTATCAATGACTTACCCCGTCGGGAATTCTTCTCAGAAGGTAGTGATGGTGAAGactatgatgatgaagaggatgaggaagaggaggaagacgtTTTTGCATTCAATCGACCAGCAACCGCTGCTCAACCTAGTGGAACGAGTTCATCAGGTTATGGGACAGCGCCAACATCTGGTAGGCCAACGACAACTGGTACTAGCTGGGCGCAGAAAACGACTGAAGAAGGACCAGCACATGTCGGTACGAGCACAGGTCCTGGTACTCTGTCTTACGATGGTCCAACGCCTTTGCGAGATCAGCCACAGTCTGTCAACAGCAATAATAAAGATGCCGTGCCTACACCAACTGGTGTCATCGACGTTGGCGGACATTTGCCAGATACTACATACGATGTCAACAATCCCCCGCCATTCAGTGGCAAGAATAACCCCAATAATTCTAGTTTTGCATATAACATAACGGGACGGTCATATCGTCCAAGAACCGGACAATCTTTGCTTGATCGAATACATAGGCGGAGAAAACCGGAAACTGGAAAGTCAAGTGTGACCACCATGACCGCTCTGACGGGTACACACACGGACGACTCTGCAGTATCAGACTTCACATCGACAAGTGATGTGGATCACTACTCGCACACCCCTCGTCGACGAATTAGTCAGGGCAAGCGACCAATGAGTTCCGCGCCTCCTATTTCAGAACAGGGGGTGCTTAGTGACGATGGCGATTTGGATAGACGTAGGAGACGAAGCCGAGGAAGTATTGGGATGACAGAGTTAACAGGAGATATGACAGTTCCAGATGGGATGACTACTTGGGGAGACGGAATGGGCGGTTTGGCCAAAGGCGCAAGTGATGGGGAGGTGCAGAGTGCTATGGATTTAGATttcgatgaggaagatagTCCGTATCCGGAAGTCCGAGCTTCGGTATCTAACATTGACGATCCTGACATGCCTG CTATGACCATCCGAGCTTGGGTCCTCGGTATATTCCTGACTATTCTAGCTTCTGGCTGTAACACCTATTTTCACTTTCGTACGCCCGCTCCCTACATTTCTCCTCTCATTGTACA AGTCGTAGCCTACCCCTTGGGTAAGTTTGCGGCGTGGATCCTCCCTATCGACACATATAAGCTCCCACGATGGCTTGGTGGGAGTGAATTCAGTTTCAACCCCGGCCCATTCAACATCAAAGAACACACCGTTATCGTCATGATGGCCAACGTGGCTATTGGTCCGGCCTATGCCCTTTACGCCACCGTATCAAGCGAGCTCTATTACAATCACCCGATGGGCTTTGGTTTCTCCATCATGTTCCTGTTCGCCACACAGATGACAGGGTTCACTCTAGCGGGTATCTGTCGACGATTTGTTGTTTGGCCAGCTTCAATGATTTGGCCTGGTAATCTAGTAGTTGCTACCAACTTAAACACCTTCCAtgcagaggaggatggtttTACGGGTGGCATGAGCAGGTTCAAATTCCTCATGGTTTGTATGGCAGGATCATTTGCATGGTACTTTTTCCCAG GCTTCGTTTTCACAGCTTTGTCGTATTTCTCATGGGTTTGCTGGATTGCACCAAGGAATAATGTCGTCAATCAACTGTTTGGCGTGTCGACTGGTCTTGGTATGGGATTATTGACATTCGATTGGACCCAAGTCACCTGGATTGGCAACCCTCTTACTACTCCTTGGTGGGCTGAAGTGAATGTCGGAATTGGTTTCGTGGTCTTTTACTGGATTCTTACCCCCATTCTCTATTACACCAAC GTGTGGCATACTGCATTCCTTCCTATCAGTGTCATTCAAGCTGCTGATCGTTTCGGAAATACCTACGACGTTTTCAACATCCTCACTCCTGACATCACCCTTAACAAGACCGCATATGCCGAATATTCCCCGATATACCTCTCTGCATCGTACTGCGTCACATACATGGTGGCTTTCGCTCTCTCAACCGCCTTGCTCGTACACACCGCCCTGTATCATGGTCCGCGAATCTACCGCGccatcctcaacatcaAGACTGAAGCGGATGACATTCACTACAAACTCATGAAAATGTACCCTGAGGTGCCCGATTGGTGGTTTCTTGCACTTTTTGCTgtcgtcttcgtctttgCTGTCATATCAATAGAGGTGTATCATACAGAACTGCCGGTTTGGGGATACCTTATCAGTGTCCTCCTTCCATTCATCTATATCATCCCGACAGCGTTCATTTACGCGATGACCTCTCAGCAAATCACTATTAACCTTTTGGCGGAGCTTATCCCTGGATACATCTTTCAAGGACAGCCTCTTCCTGGCATG ATCTTCAAAGTTTTCTCTGTGCAGACAATCGTAGAAGCACTATCATTCGTCCAAGACCAGAAACTTGGCCATTATATGAAAGTTCCGCCTCGCGCAACATTTGTTGCTCAGCTTTCAGCTACGACTGTAGCGTGCTTTGTACAAAGTGGAACCAAGGAGCTCTTGTTTCATGTGGTCAAGGACATTTGCGCAGCCACTCAAAAGAGTCTATTAATTTGTTCCTCGACCAAAGTTTTCTTCACTTCATCGATTATTTG GGGACTTATAGGACCGAATCGACTTTTCAGCAAAGGGGCTTTTTACTATCCGCAACTCTTCGCACTCATCTTTGGTGCCGTCGTTCCCATACCTCTTTGGTTCTGGGTCCGACGCAACCCTCGTTCTATCTTCCGTAACCTCAACTTCCCCGTCATGTTCAATGGCGCATTGTCAATTCCCCCGGCGAGTGGCGTGAACTATGCGAGCTGGTTGTCCACAGGCTTCGTCTTTCAATTCtggttgagaaggaagaggtttgCTTGGTGGTCCAAG TATAACTACGTTCTCTCCGCTGCCCTCGATGTCGGAACTGCCCTCTCTGCTGTCGCTCTTTTCCTGTTTATCGATTTACCAGGCGCCTCCCTTTCTTGGTGGGGAAACAACGTGTATAAGCAAA CGGTTGATTGGGATGGTGTCGGTGCTACATACTACAAGCCTCCGCCAGAAGGCTTTGGCCCGGATACCTGGAAAGTGTAA
- a CDS encoding glycerate-and formate-dehydrogenase encodes MPVAVAPRRKILGIGYPRFAIPEWKELAEKYDIHYFIPDERKQVIQEIKRLCDEQGPFDAAYVLFGTAAYSPFHPDLLGPLFETPGYCGLFAQGGAGYDDVDHPWLAANGCYLSNTPNAVTEATADMGILLMLAAVRGLYEAEVSVRAGQWRKGIELSDDPTEMTIGFIGLGAIGKSMAKKTKPWNMKILYHNRKPLPKEEEETLGATFVSLDELLGQSDVISLNCPLTPETRGILSDKEFEKMKDGVYIVNTARGAVIDEPALIRALKSGKVRRAGLDVLTKEPCAESPLYSMKNVTLQPHLGAFTKGTMLRGEREVFANVKQYMETGVPINPVNTPAKVERG; translated from the exons ATGCCCGTCGCCGTCGCTCCTCGTCGAAAGATCTTGGGTATCGGATACCCTCGCTTCGCCATTCCCGAATGGAAAGAGCTCGCAGAAAAGTATGATATCCATTACTTCATCCCAGATGAGCGTAAGCAAGTCATCCAAGAGATTAAGAGACTCTGTGACGAACAGGGGCCTTTTGATGCTGCTTATGTC CTCTTCGGGACTGCAGCTTACTCTCCATTCCATCCCGACTTGCTCGGACCTCTCTTCGAGACGCCTGGGTACTGTGGTCTCTTTGCTCAAGGCGGTGCAG GTTACGACGATGTCGACCACCCATGGCTGGCTGCCAACGGATGCTACCTTTCCAACACCCCCAATGCTGTCACAGAAGCTACCGCCGATATGGGCATTCTACTCATGCTCGCTGCCGTCAGAGGTCTCTATGAAGCTGAAGTCAGCGTCAGAGCTGGTCAATGGAGAAAAGGCATTGAGTTGTCAGATGACCCCACTGAAATGACCATCGGTTTTATTGGATTGG GTGCGATTGGTAAGAGCATGGCCAAGAAGACCAAGCCTTGGAATATGAAGATTCTCTATCACAACCGAAAGCCTTTGCCCAAAGAAG aagaagagaccCTCGGGGCTACCTTTGTTTCTTTGGATGAGCTCCTCGGGCAATCTGATGTCATCTCCCTGAATTGTCCTCTCACCCCCGAGACACGAGGCATCCTCTCGGACAaagagtttgagaagatgaaggatggggTGTACATCGTCAACACTGCTCGA GGAGCTGTAATTGATGAACCAGCCCTTATTCGAGCTCTCAAGTCTGGCAAAGTCCGACGAGCAGGTCTCGATGTTCTTACCAAAGAACCTTGTGCCGAGTCACCCCTATACAGCATGAAAAACGTCACCTTACAACCACATCTTGGAGCATTCACTAAGGGGACTATGTTGAgaggggaaagggaggTGTTTGCCAACGTAAAGCAGTA TATGGAGACTGGGGTACCTATCAACCCTGTTAACACCCCTGCTAAAGTTGAGAGGGGATAG
- a CDS encoding cytoplasmic tRNA 2-thiolation protein 2, which translates to MSCGDNDTQEQEQLMPRRRQVRRVDKSICQKCRQTKSMYIIRNVTFCKTCFEAAVFSRFTKSLHPPLKSPASSRSAASSGYRPPTQPGSALIALSTGCGSTTLLDLLLTRRYIGKGDDRVVDKTKGEKEPVWRKGWVCYVDFSGVIGEVERRDEGQGQREGSRMEEVKKWIEGRENGLGWVGLRAEDVFDKGLRNRLRAVAGMPVQDDKEETAAHWAVDLKDHALPLLSLSSPSSSSSSPTTPLTHLRNLLTSLPPSSRPQLLSHILSSLLTTVAHTLPHISHVLMGETSTRQAERLISGTALGRGWQLPLELAAVRAEPALPSLGHLISSAEAEAEAEVEAKAEGEKREIIGFTWLKPMSDLTAKEAAIYCHLRSLSSFTYNARHWDSAGPPPAAGKMKGGVKSLEMLTENFIAGLGASHPATVSTINRTGGKLVFPGKEEDRPYCPVCQMPVDPSALEWKSRTALTFLATKTEPTAINKQQQPQHDEIETLAPLLCYSCLTTLTPPTIVSKAKAKAQTAGLNVNGDEPVLLPVWVNEGVKRRQVGRGKMKDEIKEFLIEE; encoded by the exons ATGTCCTGCGGAGACAACGATACCcaagagcaggagcagcTCATGCCTC GCCGGAGGCAAGTCCGTCGAGTAGACAAGTCCATCTGCCAGAAATGTCGTCAAACAAAGAGCATGTACATCATTCGTAATGTCACATTCTGCAA GACATGCTTTGAAGCAGCTGTCTTTTCGCGATTCACCAAATCGCTCCACCCGCCACTCAAATCCCCCGCATCATCCAGAAGCGCCGCTTCGTCCGGCTATCGCCCGCCCACCCAACCTGGGTCTGCATTGATCGCTCTCTCCACAGGATGTGGATCTACGACTCTCCTGGATCTGTTACTGACTAGGCGGTATATCGGGAAAGGTGATGATCGGGTGGTTGATAAGACaaagggggagaaggaacCTGtatggaggaaggggtggGTATGTTATGTTGATTTTTCTGGTGTGATCGGTGAGGTTGAACGTCGAGATGAAGGTCAAGGTCAACGTGAAGGATCTaggatggaggaggtgaagaagtggaTAGAAGGGAGGGAGAATGGGTTGGGATGGGTGGGTCTGAGGGCGGAGGACGTTTTCGATAAAGGGCTGAGAAACCGGTTAAGAGCTGTGGCTGGGATGCCTGTTCAGGATGACAAGGAAGAGACGGCGGCCCATTGGGCTGTGGATCTCAAGGACCAtgctctccctcttctctctctttcctctccgtcctcgtcctcgtcatcacCAACGACACCTCTCACACATCTCCGTAACCTCCTtacttccctccctccttcttcccgtCCACAGCTCCTCTCCcacatcctctcttccctgtTAACCACTGTCGCCCACACCCTGCCTCATATCTCCCATGTGCTTATGGGAGAAACGTCGACAAGGCAGGCAGAGAGGTTGATCAGCGGTACAGCATTGGGCAGGGGGTGGCAACTTCCTCTTGAATTGGCAGCTGTCCGTGCCGAACCGgctctcccttctctcggGCATCTCATCAGCTCtgcagaagcagaagcggaagcagaAGTAGAAGCGAAagcggaaggagaaaaaagggaGATCATCGGATTTACATGGCTGAAACCGATGTCGGATTTGACGGCAAAAGAAGCAGCCATCTATTGCCACCTCCgttccctttcttcattcacATACAACGCTCGGCACTGGGATTCTGCAGGTCCACCGCCTGCGGcagggaagatgaaaggaGGGGTGAAGAGTTTGGAGATGTTGACGGAAAACTTTATCGCGGGACTGGGAGCTAGCCATCCTGCGACGGTATCGACCATCAATAGAACGGGAGGGAAATTGGTCTTTcctgggaaggaggaggataggcCGTATTGCCCTGTTTGTCAAAT GCCTGTGGATCCCTCGGCGCTAGAATGGAAGTCCCGTACGGCGTTGACTTTTTTAGCGACTAAAACGGAACCCACGGCgatcaacaaacaacaacagcctCAGCATGACGAGATCGAGACGCTTGCGCCATTGCTATGTTATTCATGTTTGACAACATTGACTCCTCCGACAATTGTATCcaaggcaaaggcaaaagcCCAAACGGCGGGTTTGAATGTGAATGGTGATGAGCCTGTATTGTTACCTGTTTGGGTGAATGAAGGTGTGAAAAGACGCCAGGTagggagggggaagatgaaggatgagatCAAAGAGTTTTTGATAGAAGAGTAG
- a CDS encoding enoyl-CoA hydratase/isomerase, whose protein sequence is MPHVTLTRPRPTVWQIALTSPPDNRLVPALISELSDALDAVEMEWRQAGGGQMDPKKREDYAGKGAGAVVFTSGLPKFFSNGLDFEGSLKINNFFEEVYDPVMWRLLTFPLLTIAAINGHAFAGGMVLALCCDYRIITSGRGFMCMNEITFGSPLPNSFSTLLANRIPDPQHLRDTLLARRWTQPELLKIGLVDKVVEQDKVIEQAIELGAKEGIRVAPGSWGLIKEGLFRPILESSQSYRPVVKPPDAEKAFWNRVGKDKAKAKL, encoded by the exons ATGCCCCACGTCACACTCACCAGACCGCGACCGACTGTCTGGCAGATCGCACTTACCTCACCACCAGACAACCGTCTCGTCCCTGCCCTCATATCCGAGCTTTCTGACGCTCTAGATGCTGTAGAAATGGAATGGAGACAAGCTGGTGGAGGACAAATGGatccgaagaagagagaagactATGCGGGGAAGGGGGCGGGCGCCGTGGTGTTTACGAGTGGATTGCCAAAGTTCTTCAGTAATGGGCTGGACTTTGAGGGTTCGCTCAAGATCAACAACTTTTTTGAAG AAGTTTACGACCCGGTAATGTGGCGTTTGCTTACCTTCCCACTGCTAACGATAGCTGCCATTAATGGACATG CATTTGCGGGAGGTATGGTCTTGGCGCTTTGCTGTGACTATCGTATCATCACATCTGGGAGAGGTTTCATGTGCATGAACGAG ATCACTTTTGGCTCCCCCCTCCCAAACTCATTTAGCACCCTTCTTGCAAATCGTATCCCCGACCCTCAGCATCTCCGAGACACTTTGCTCGCCCGCCGATGGACTCAGCCCGAGCTTCTCAAGATAGGTCTTGTAGACAAGGTCGTTGAGCAAGACAAAGTTATTGAGCAGGCCATTGAACTGGGGGCGAAGGAAGGGATTCGGGTCGCTCCTGGTAGTTGGGGTCTTATCAAG GAAGGGCTGTTTCGTCCGATCCTGGAATCTTCGCAATCTTACAGGCCGGTCGTCAAACCTCCAGATGCTGAGAAGGCATTCTGGAACCGGGTGGGGAAGGACAAGGCCAAGGCAAAATTGTAA